The Pseudomonas iranensis genome includes a window with the following:
- a CDS encoding cytochrome o ubiquinol oxidase subunit III, translating to MSNIVLEKDIAHSHEHGHEDAGSMRIFGFWIYLMTDCILFATLFAGYAVLRDSVAGGPSTVDIFELPYVLAETALLLLSSITYGYAMLAMNRNDKAHVLRWLGVTFVLGCGFIAMEINEFHHLIAEGYGPDRSGFLTAFFTLVGTHGAHVLSGLVWMAVLMLQVRSRGLTNTNTTRLSCLSLFWHFLDVVWICVFTVVYLLGVV from the coding sequence ATGTCCAATATCGTTCTGGAAAAAGACATCGCGCACAGCCATGAACATGGCCATGAAGACGCGGGCTCGATGCGCATTTTCGGTTTCTGGATCTACCTGATGACCGACTGCATCCTGTTTGCGACGCTGTTCGCAGGCTATGCCGTACTGCGTGACAGCGTGGCTGGCGGTCCGTCGACCGTCGACATTTTCGAATTGCCCTACGTCCTTGCCGAAACTGCGTTGCTGTTGTTGAGCAGCATCACCTACGGCTACGCCATGCTGGCGATGAACCGCAATGACAAAGCCCACGTGCTGCGCTGGCTAGGCGTCACTTTCGTGCTGGGTTGCGGCTTCATCGCCATGGAGATCAACGAATTCCATCATCTGATCGCAGAAGGCTACGGGCCGGATCGCAGCGGATTCCTGACCGCGTTCTTCACCCTCGTCGGCACCCATGGCGCCCACGTGCTCAGTGGTCTGGTGTGGATGGCGGTGTTGATGCTGCAGGTGCGCAGCCGGGGCCTGACCAACACCAACACCACGCGCCTGAGTTGCCTGAGTCTGTTCTGGCACTTCCTCGATGTGGTGTGGATCTGCGTGTTTACCGTGGTTTATCTGCTGGGGGTGGTGTGA